Proteins from a single region of Mycobacteriales bacterium:
- a CDS encoding acyl carrier protein gives MTTTTGDEVLAIVREAVVTVMEVDPASVTRESRLVEDLRCDSLALVEIAEIVEERLPGLTIEDAALDDIRTVGEAVDYVASRT, from the coding sequence GTGACGACGACGACGGGGGACGAGGTGCTCGCGATCGTGCGCGAGGCGGTCGTGACGGTGATGGAGGTCGACCCGGCGTCGGTGACGCGGGAGAGCCGGCTGGTCGAGGACCTGCGCTGCGACTCGCTCGCGCTGGTCGAGATCGCCGAGATCGTGGAGGAACGCCTCCCCGGCCTGACGATCGAGGACGCCGCGCTGGACGACATCCGCACCGTCGGCGAGGCCGTCGACTACGTGGCGAGCCGCACGTGA
- the rnc gene encoding ribonuclease III, whose product MSTPDLTPRRTELEKSLGVTIRDRDLLRRALTHRSYAYEHGGLPTNERLEFLGDAVLSIVVTDHLYTSYPEMPEGQLAKLRASVVNMNALADVARGIGVGEWLLLGRGEEFSGGRDKASILADTFEALLGTVYLDRGLATAGKVIHKFFDPLMADAATRGASLDWKTSLQELTAARGLGVPEYVVTESGPDHAKRFVARSVVAGMEWGTGEGRSKKEAEQKAAEAAWTALSADPVAADAGDEAVAGAIESLGNEP is encoded by the coding sequence GTGAGCACCCCCGACCTGACGCCGCGGCGCACCGAGCTGGAGAAGTCGCTCGGGGTGACGATCCGCGACCGCGACCTGCTGCGCCGGGCGCTGACGCACCGGTCGTACGCCTACGAGCACGGCGGCCTCCCGACGAACGAGCGGCTGGAGTTCCTCGGCGACGCGGTGCTCTCGATCGTCGTCACGGACCACCTGTACACGTCGTACCCGGAGATGCCGGAGGGCCAGCTCGCGAAGCTGCGCGCCTCCGTCGTGAACATGAACGCCCTGGCCGACGTCGCGCGCGGCATCGGCGTGGGCGAGTGGCTGCTGCTCGGCCGCGGCGAGGAGTTCAGCGGCGGGCGGGACAAGGCGTCGATCCTGGCGGACACGTTCGAGGCGCTGCTCGGCACCGTCTACCTCGACCGCGGGCTGGCGACGGCCGGCAAGGTGATCCACAAGTTCTTCGACCCACTGATGGCGGACGCGGCGACGCGCGGCGCCAGCCTGGACTGGAAGACCAGCCTCCAGGAGCTGACGGCCGCGCGCGGGCTCGGCGTGCCGGAGTACGTCGTGACCGAGAGCGGGCCGGACCACGCGAAGCGGTTCGTGGCGCGGTCGGTCGTCGCCGGGATGGAGTGGGGGACCGGCGAGGGCCGCAGCAAGAAGGAGGCCGAGCAGAAGGCGGCCGAGGCGGCGTGGACGGCGCTGTCCGCGGACCCGGTCGCGGCCGACGCCGGCGACGAGGCGGTCGCCGGCGCGATCGAGTCGCTCGGCAACGAGCCGTAG
- a CDS encoding acylphosphatase, producing MDVRLTAWVRGRVQGVGFRWWTRARALELGLAGWAANLADGRVEVVAEGPRAACERLLAALRGGTTPGHVTGVTERWSDAKGGLSGFAER from the coding sequence GTGGACGTGCGGCTGACGGCGTGGGTGCGGGGGCGGGTGCAGGGCGTGGGGTTCCGCTGGTGGACCCGCGCGCGGGCGCTGGAGCTGGGCCTGGCCGGCTGGGCGGCGAACCTCGCCGACGGCCGCGTGGAGGTGGTCGCGGAGGGTCCGCGGGCGGCGTGCGAGCGGCTGCTGGCGGCGTTGCGCGGCGGTACGACACCGGGTCACGTGACCGGGGTGACGGAGCGGTGGAGCGACGCGAAGGGCGGCCTGTCCGGCTTCGCGGAAAGATGA
- a CDS encoding phosphate acyltransferase, giving the protein MRIALDLLGGDAAPDAVVDGALLVADERTGIEVLLVGPEEVAAEALEARGAAGRFRTVHAAQVVAMDEDPARAVRAKRDATVRVAARLVRDGAADATVSAGSTGAALAAALFTLGRLPGVTRPAIAVVVPALHGPVVLVDAGANPDAGPDLLAQFALAGAAFAQTSLGIASPSVGLLSNGTEPGKGDETRKAAYVLLAELPVDFAGNVEGHDVALGGRADVVVTDGFTGNVLLKGIEGALAMTGAPLPERLDPERLGGAVLLGVDGVAVVGHGSSSARAVASCVGVAADAVERGLVPRLRESLGDLVARRRERAGLAR; this is encoded by the coding sequence GTGCGGATCGCCCTCGACCTGCTCGGGGGCGATGCCGCGCCGGACGCCGTCGTCGACGGCGCCCTGCTCGTAGCCGACGAACGGACCGGGATAGAGGTCCTGCTCGTCGGCCCCGAAGAGGTCGCCGCCGAAGCACTCGAGGCCCGCGGTGCCGCGGGCCGGTTCCGTACCGTCCACGCCGCGCAGGTCGTCGCGATGGACGAGGACCCCGCCCGCGCCGTGCGGGCGAAGCGCGACGCCACCGTGCGCGTCGCCGCGCGCCTGGTCCGCGACGGCGCGGCCGACGCGACCGTCTCCGCCGGCTCGACGGGGGCGGCGCTGGCGGCGGCGCTGTTCACGCTGGGCCGGCTGCCGGGGGTGACCCGCCCGGCGATCGCGGTCGTTGTCCCGGCCCTCCACGGCCCGGTGGTGCTGGTGGACGCCGGCGCCAACCCGGACGCGGGGCCGGACCTGCTGGCGCAGTTCGCGCTGGCGGGGGCGGCGTTCGCGCAGACCAGCCTCGGCATCGCGAGCCCCAGCGTCGGGCTGCTCAGCAACGGCACCGAGCCCGGCAAGGGCGACGAGACGCGCAAGGCGGCGTACGTGCTGCTGGCCGAGCTGCCGGTGGACTTCGCCGGCAACGTCGAGGGGCACGACGTGGCGCTCGGCGGCCGGGCGGACGTCGTGGTGACCGACGGGTTCACCGGCAACGTCCTGCTCAAGGGCATCGAGGGCGCGCTGGCGATGACCGGCGCGCCGTTGCCGGAACGGCTGGACCCGGAACGTCTCGGCGGCGCGGTGCTGCTCGGCGTCGACGGTGTGGCCGTGGTCGGGCACGGCTCGTCGTCCGCGCGGGCGGTCGCGTCGTGCGTGGGGGTGGCCGCGGACGCGGTGGAGCGCGGGCTGGTGCCGCGGCTGCGCGAGTCGCTCGGCGACCTCGTCGCGCGGCGGCGGGAGCGGGCGGGGCTGGCCCGGTGA
- the mutM gene encoding bifunctional DNA-formamidopyrimidine glycosylase/DNA-(apurinic or apyrimidinic site) lyase, which produces MPELPEVEVVRRGLERGVVGRRIATVDVHHPRAVRRHEAGAADFAALLEGRRVEDARRRGKYLWLPLDSGDALTGHLGMSGQLLVVPPEKPVEPHLRVRFTFADGGRELRFVDQRTFGGLFVVAGGAELPGHIAHIARDPLDAAFDDAAFADALRRRSTGIKRALLDQSLVSGVGNIYADESLWRARLHYDRPTSSLRRPDVARLLDAIRTVLNESLRAGGTSFDALYVSTEGVSGLFQRRLEVYGREGEPCSRCGAAIRRDHFMNRSSYWCPRCQRAPRPRPPAPPRPPSRSAGTAAAR; this is translated from the coding sequence GTGCCGGAGCTGCCGGAGGTCGAGGTCGTCCGCCGCGGGCTGGAACGCGGCGTGGTCGGCCGCCGCATCGCGACCGTCGACGTGCACCACCCGCGGGCGGTGCGCCGGCACGAGGCGGGCGCGGCGGACTTCGCGGCGCTGCTCGAAGGCCGCCGGGTCGAGGACGCGCGGCGGCGCGGCAAGTACCTGTGGCTGCCGCTCGACTCCGGCGACGCGCTCACCGGCCACCTGGGCATGAGCGGGCAGCTCCTCGTGGTGCCGCCGGAGAAGCCGGTGGAGCCGCACCTGCGGGTGCGGTTCACGTTCGCCGACGGCGGGCGGGAGCTGCGGTTCGTGGACCAGCGGACGTTCGGCGGGCTGTTCGTCGTGGCTGGCGGCGCCGAGCTGCCGGGCCACATCGCGCACATCGCGCGCGACCCGCTGGACGCGGCGTTCGACGACGCGGCGTTCGCGGATGCGCTGCGGCGCAGGAGCACCGGCATCAAGCGGGCGCTGCTCGACCAGTCGTTGGTCTCCGGCGTCGGCAACATCTACGCCGACGAGTCGCTGTGGCGGGCGCGGCTGCACTACGACCGGCCGACGTCGTCGCTGCGGCGCCCCGACGTCGCCCGGCTGCTCGACGCGATCCGGACCGTGCTGAACGAGTCGCTGCGCGCGGGCGGCACCAGCTTCGACGCGCTGTACGTGTCGACGGAGGGCGTGAGCGGACTGTTCCAGCGGCGGCTGGAGGTCTACGGGCGGGAGGGCGAGCCGTGCTCCCGCTGCGGCGCGGCGATCCGCCGCGACCACTTCATGAACCGGTCGTCGTACTGGTGCCCGCGCTGCCAGCGCGCGCCACGACCGCGTCCGCCAGCGCCTCCGCGCCCGCCGTCGAGAAGCGCAGGAACAGCTGCGGCTCGGTGA
- the rsmD gene encoding 16S rRNA (guanine(966)-N(2))-methyltransferase RsmD, translated as MRVVAGAAKGRPLAAPPGRDTRPTSDRAREGLFSTLESLRGLSWTGARVLDLYAGSGAVGLEALSRGAEQVVLVESDVRAAATIRRNAATVGLPGARVVVDRVERYLAGASGLAFDVVFLDPPYAVSDEIVARVLAAAPLAGDGVLAVERSARSPEPEWPEGVAAVRERRYGEGVLWYGRRVERPA; from the coding sequence ATGCGCGTCGTCGCCGGCGCGGCGAAGGGACGGCCGCTCGCCGCGCCCCCTGGCCGTGACACCCGGCCCACCAGCGACCGCGCGCGCGAAGGGCTGTTCTCGACCCTGGAGTCGTTGCGCGGGCTGTCCTGGACTGGCGCGCGGGTGCTCGACCTCTACGCCGGCTCCGGCGCCGTCGGCCTGGAGGCGCTGTCGCGCGGCGCCGAGCAGGTGGTGCTCGTGGAGTCCGACGTCCGCGCCGCCGCCACCATCCGCCGCAACGCCGCCACCGTCGGCCTGCCCGGCGCGCGCGTCGTCGTGGACCGCGTCGAGCGGTACCTGGCCGGCGCGAGCGGGCTCGCGTTCGACGTGGTGTTCCTGGACCCGCCGTACGCCGTCTCCGACGAGATCGTGGCGCGCGTCCTCGCCGCCGCGCCGCTCGCCGGCGACGGCGTGCTGGCGGTGGAGCGTTCGGCGCGGTCGCCCGAGCCGGAGTGGCCGGAGGGGGTCGCGGCCGTGCGCGAGCGGCGTTATGGCGAGGGGGTCCTTTGGTACGGTCGCCGCGTGGAGCGCCCCGCGTGA
- the coaD gene encoding pantetheine-phosphate adenylyltransferase, translating into MRRAVCPGSFDPVTNGHLDIVGRAAAIYDEVVVAVLVNENKRGLFDIPERIELLREVVAEWPNVVVDSFHGLLVDFCRDRDIPVIVKGLRAVSDFDYELQMAQMNHRLAGVETLFMTTNPLYSFLSSSLVKEVAKYGGDVSALVPDAVVRRLAERLPSR; encoded by the coding sequence GTGAGACGCGCCGTGTGCCCGGGGTCGTTCGACCCCGTCACCAACGGCCACCTCGACATCGTCGGCCGCGCCGCCGCGATCTACGACGAGGTCGTCGTCGCCGTGCTCGTCAACGAGAACAAGCGCGGGCTGTTCGACATCCCCGAACGCATCGAGCTGCTCCGCGAGGTCGTCGCCGAGTGGCCCAACGTCGTGGTCGACTCGTTCCACGGGCTGCTCGTCGACTTCTGCCGCGACCGCGACATCCCCGTCATCGTCAAGGGGCTGCGCGCCGTCTCCGACTTCGACTACGAGCTCCAGATGGCGCAGATGAACCACCGGCTCGCCGGCGTCGAGACGCTGTTCATGACGACCAACCCGCTGTACTCGTTCCTCTCGTCCAGCCTCGTCAAGGAGGTCGCGAAGTACGGTGGTGACGTGTCCGCGCTCGTCCCGGACGCCGTCGTACGCCGGCTGGCCGAGCGCCTGCCGTCCCGCTAG
- the rpmF gene encoding 50S ribosomal protein L32, translating to MAVPKRRMSRSNTRSRRSQWKASVPAFSTCGRCKQAKLPHVACPTCGYYNDRQVVDVG from the coding sequence GTGGCGGTCCCCAAGCGCCGGATGTCGCGCAGCAACACCCGGTCGCGCCGTTCGCAGTGGAAGGCGTCGGTGCCGGCGTTCTCGACGTGCGGGCGGTGCAAGCAGGCGAAGCTGCCGCACGTGGCCTGCCCGACCTGCGGCTACTACAACGACCGCCAGGTCGTCGACGTCGGCTGA
- the recG gene encoding ATP-dependent DNA helicase RecG → MSGLGTRLTDLVGDRTAKVLASALDLHTTGDLLRHYPRRYAERGRLTDLGALRVGDHVTVMAEVQRSNARPMRQRRGQLLEVVVGDGRRSLTLTFFNQPWRERELRPGRQALFAGKVGEFRGKRQLANPEYQLLDGDETVDVEEFAGRLIPVYPASEKIASWQIAKCVRIVLDTLGEVEDPLPEALLDARDLMPFGDALRGIHRPSSQEELAAARERLKWDEAFVLQVALAQRRRLARMQPTPPRVRVPGGLVDAFEAGLPFALTAGQHEVSATLDRDLAEPHPMHRLLQGEVGSGKTVVALRAMLTVVDAGGQAALMAPTEVLATQHARAIRDLLGPLGMAGELGGADVATKVVLLTGSTGAAARRAALADVASGDAGIVVGTHALLEPDVAFRDLGLVVVDEQHRFGVEQRDVLRAKGSQPPHVLVMTATPIPRTVAMTVYGDLETSTLTELPVGRSPIATHVVPPERPAFLDRAWAKVREEVTAGRQAFVVCPRIGGDEGDDGLEPVAADAEERRPPLAVLDVFPMLREGELRGLRVELLHGRLPSEAKDTVMRRFAAGEVDVLVATTVIEVGVDVPNATVMVVMDADRFGISQLHQLRGRVGRGAHAATCLLVTEMPEGTGARERLDAVAATNDGFVLANLDLEQRREGDVLGTTQAGRRSRLRLLELLRDGELILAARAEATALVEDDPELAAYPVLRDALAEIEAEYLEKA, encoded by the coding sequence GTGAGCGGCCTCGGCACCCGGCTCACCGACCTGGTCGGCGACCGGACGGCGAAGGTGCTGGCGTCGGCGCTCGACCTGCACACGACCGGCGACCTGCTGCGCCACTACCCCCGCCGCTACGCCGAACGCGGCCGGCTCACCGACCTGGGCGCGTTGCGCGTCGGCGACCACGTCACCGTCATGGCCGAGGTGCAGCGGTCCAACGCCCGCCCGATGCGGCAGCGGCGCGGCCAGCTCCTCGAGGTCGTGGTGGGGGACGGGCGGCGGTCGCTGACGCTGACGTTCTTCAACCAGCCGTGGCGGGAGCGGGAGCTGCGGCCGGGGCGGCAGGCGCTGTTCGCGGGGAAGGTGGGGGAGTTCCGCGGCAAGCGGCAGCTCGCCAACCCGGAGTACCAGCTCCTCGACGGCGACGAGACGGTCGACGTGGAGGAGTTCGCCGGGCGGCTGATCCCGGTCTACCCGGCCAGCGAGAAGATCGCCTCCTGGCAGATCGCGAAGTGCGTGCGGATCGTGCTGGACACGCTCGGCGAGGTCGAGGACCCGCTGCCCGAGGCGCTGCTGGACGCGCGGGACCTGATGCCGTTCGGGGACGCGCTGCGCGGCATCCACCGGCCCTCGTCGCAGGAGGAGCTGGCGGCCGCGCGCGAACGGCTGAAGTGGGACGAGGCGTTCGTGCTCCAGGTCGCTCTGGCGCAACGCCGCCGGCTCGCGCGGATGCAGCCGACGCCGCCGCGGGTGCGGGTGCCGGGCGGGCTGGTGGACGCGTTCGAGGCGGGGCTGCCGTTCGCGCTGACGGCCGGGCAGCACGAGGTGTCGGCGACGCTGGACCGCGACCTGGCCGAGCCGCACCCGATGCACCGGCTGCTCCAGGGCGAGGTCGGCTCCGGCAAGACGGTGGTCGCGCTGCGCGCGATGCTGACGGTGGTGGACGCGGGCGGGCAGGCGGCGTTGATGGCGCCGACGGAGGTGCTCGCGACGCAGCACGCGCGGGCGATCCGCGACCTGCTGGGGCCGCTGGGCATGGCGGGCGAGCTCGGCGGTGCGGACGTCGCGACGAAGGTGGTGCTGCTGACCGGCTCGACCGGCGCGGCGGCCCGGCGGGCGGCGCTCGCGGACGTGGCGTCCGGCGACGCGGGGATCGTGGTCGGAACGCACGCGCTGCTGGAGCCGGACGTGGCGTTCCGCGACCTGGGGCTGGTGGTGGTGGACGAGCAGCACCGGTTCGGCGTGGAGCAGCGGGACGTGCTGCGCGCCAAGGGTTCCCAGCCACCGCACGTGCTCGTCATGACGGCGACGCCGATCCCGCGCACGGTCGCGATGACCGTCTACGGCGACCTGGAGACGTCGACGCTGACCGAGCTGCCGGTGGGGCGTTCGCCGATCGCGACGCACGTGGTGCCGCCGGAGCGGCCGGCGTTCCTCGACCGGGCGTGGGCGAAGGTCCGCGAGGAGGTGACGGCGGGGCGGCAGGCGTTCGTCGTCTGCCCGCGCATCGGCGGCGACGAGGGCGACGACGGGCTGGAGCCGGTCGCCGCCGACGCCGAGGAACGCCGCCCGCCGCTGGCGGTGCTCGACGTGTTCCCGATGCTGCGCGAGGGCGAGCTGCGCGGCCTGCGCGTCGAGCTGCTGCACGGCCGGCTGCCGTCGGAGGCGAAGGACACGGTGATGCGGCGGTTCGCGGCCGGCGAGGTCGACGTGCTCGTCGCGACGACCGTCATCGAGGTGGGAGTCGACGTCCCCAACGCCACCGTGATGGTGGTGATGGACGCCGACAGGTTCGGCATCTCGCAGCTCCACCAGCTCCGCGGCCGCGTCGGCCGCGGCGCGCACGCCGCGACCTGCCTGCTCGTCACCGAGATGCCCGAGGGCACCGGCGCCCGCGAACGTCTCGACGCCGTCGCCGCGACCAACGACGGCTTCGTGCTCGCCAACCTCGACCTGGAGCAACGCCGCGAGGGCGACGTGCTCGGCACCACGCAGGCCGGGCGGCGGTCGCGGCTGCGGCTGCTGGAGCTGCTGCGGGACGGCGAGCTGATCCTCGCCGCGCGCGCCGAGGCGACCGCGCTGGTCGAGGACGACCCGGAGCTGGCGGCGTACCCGGTGCTGCGGGACGCGCTCGCCGAGATCGAGGCCGAGTACCTGGAGAAGGCGTAG
- a CDS encoding DUF177 domain-containing protein — MIGIPPGARLDLRLRLEAVMEGVLVSGTVSGPLVGECARCLDPIASSIEVDLQELYAYPESDATEDEAERLEGDLLDLEPALRDAVVLALPLTPLCREDCGGLCVVCGARRDDVDCGHDEAPVDARWAALNDLTVSDEEQE, encoded by the coding sequence ATGATCGGGATCCCTCCGGGTGCCCGGCTCGACCTCCGGCTGCGGCTCGAAGCCGTCATGGAGGGCGTCCTGGTGTCCGGAACGGTGTCCGGGCCGCTCGTGGGCGAGTGCGCGAGATGCCTGGACCCGATCGCCTCGTCGATCGAGGTCGACCTGCAAGAGCTGTACGCCTACCCCGAGTCGGACGCGACGGAGGACGAAGCGGAGCGCCTGGAGGGCGACCTGCTCGACCTCGAGCCCGCGCTCCGCGACGCCGTGGTCCTGGCGCTGCCGCTCACGCCGCTCTGCCGCGAGGACTGCGGGGGGCTGTGCGTGGTCTGCGGCGCCCGGCGCGACGACGTCGACTGCGGCCACGACGAGGCCCCGGTCGACGCGAGGTGGGCGGCGTTGAACGACCTGACCGTGTCCGACGAGGAGCAGGAGTAA
- the smc gene encoding chromosome segregation protein SMC — protein MHLKSLTLRGFKSFATATTLKFEPGITAVVGPNGSGKSNVVDAIAWVLGEQGAKALRGGKMEDVIFAGTPGRPALGRAEVVLTIDNSDGALPIDYTEVTISRLMFRSGESEYAINGTPCRLLDVQELLSDSGIGRELHVIVGQGQLDAVLAARPEERRGFIEEAAGVLKHRKRKEKALRKLDAMQANLTRLTDLTAELRRQLKPLGKQAEIARRAAVIQAELRDMRLRLLADDLLGLRSVMAAELRDEEELRARRTAVETSLNAVTAREAELEAALAADAPALARAQETFYRLSSLRERFRGTAELAGERHRHLSTDLEAEARPGRSAEDLEAEARTVREEEAQVREALAADRDRLAAAEEARAALEQRLRAEEQALVATARAQADRREGLARLTGQVNALRTRAAAADEEIGRLAAAREEAQARAERARAEFLVVQEQVMLLEGGESGLDATYEAANAALTEATIRVEQLVAEEREAEREKSFWSARREALEMSLLRRDGAGALVDAAPAGLLGTVAAVLSVRPGYEVAVAAALGALADAVAVESPEAAVRALDLLKAEDAGRAALLVGGAGRFPEAEATVPSHDPLPGSAEWVLDLVTAPPPLVPAVRRLLGGVAVVADLPAARALVEQRPDVTAVTADGDLLSSWRAVGGGASAPSLLEVQAAADEAAEKVAEASMAADRLRFALSAARADLDRLQVDLDRALESLHESDARMAAVAEQLGLLGSQQRAATDEAERLERAQRDAETARDRDLEGLAALEARLAEAQVAPLDVEPDTTARDAAAAELQQARAVEVEVRLGVVAGEERARALRSRAEGLERGAAAERASRERLAALRARRARGAVVAAEVAAAAREALARIEVSIATASAEREAVEASRRARESELGEVRTRRRELAAELEGLTDVAHRDEVARAEQRLRIEALEAKAAEEYGIDADSLVADYGPDNEVPPPGDAEDPTPAPYDRATVERRAAAADRQLALLGKVNPLALEEFSALEERHAYLSNQLEDLKDTRRDLLTVVKEVDDRIHEVFRSAFEDTAREFEHVFSVLFPGGEGKLILTDPDDLLTTGIEVEARPPGKKVKRLSLLSGGERSLTALALLFAIFRARPSPFYLLDEVEAALDDRNLGRLLDMVEEFRGTSQIVIVTHQKRTMEIADSLYGVSMRGDGISNVISQRLREPEEARA, from the coding sequence GTGCATCTGAAGAGCCTCACGCTCCGCGGCTTCAAGTCGTTCGCGACCGCGACGACGCTGAAGTTCGAGCCCGGCATCACCGCCGTCGTCGGCCCGAACGGCTCCGGCAAGAGCAACGTCGTCGACGCCATCGCCTGGGTCCTCGGCGAGCAGGGCGCCAAGGCGTTGCGCGGCGGCAAGATGGAGGACGTCATCTTCGCCGGCACGCCCGGGCGCCCGGCGCTCGGCCGCGCCGAGGTCGTGCTCACCATCGACAACAGCGACGGCGCCCTGCCGATCGACTACACCGAGGTGACGATCTCGCGGCTGATGTTCCGCAGCGGCGAGAGCGAGTACGCCATCAACGGCACGCCGTGCCGGCTGCTCGACGTGCAGGAGCTGCTCTCCGACAGCGGCATCGGCCGCGAGCTGCACGTCATCGTCGGCCAGGGCCAGCTCGACGCGGTGCTCGCGGCGCGGCCGGAGGAGCGCCGCGGCTTCATCGAGGAGGCCGCGGGCGTCCTCAAGCACCGCAAGCGCAAGGAGAAGGCGCTCCGCAAGCTCGACGCGATGCAGGCCAACCTCACCCGCCTCACCGACCTCACCGCCGAGCTGCGCCGCCAGCTCAAGCCGCTCGGCAAGCAGGCGGAGATCGCGCGGCGCGCGGCCGTGATCCAGGCCGAGCTGCGCGACATGCGGCTGCGGCTGCTCGCGGACGACCTGCTGGGGCTGCGTTCGGTGATGGCGGCCGAGCTGCGCGACGAGGAGGAGCTGCGGGCGCGGCGCACCGCCGTCGAGACCTCGCTCAACGCCGTCACCGCGCGCGAGGCGGAGCTGGAGGCGGCGCTCGCCGCCGACGCGCCGGCGCTGGCGCGGGCGCAGGAGACGTTCTACCGGCTGTCGTCGCTGCGCGAGCGCTTCCGCGGCACGGCCGAGCTGGCAGGCGAGCGGCACCGGCACCTGTCGACCGACCTGGAGGCCGAGGCGCGGCCCGGGCGTTCGGCGGAGGACCTGGAGGCCGAGGCCCGCACGGTGCGCGAGGAGGAGGCGCAGGTCCGCGAGGCGCTGGCCGCCGACCGCGACCGGCTCGCCGCCGCCGAGGAGGCGCGCGCCGCGCTGGAGCAGCGGCTGCGCGCCGAGGAGCAGGCGCTCGTCGCGACCGCCCGCGCGCAGGCCGACCGCCGCGAGGGGCTGGCCCGGCTGACCGGCCAGGTCAACGCGCTGCGCACCCGCGCGGCCGCCGCCGACGAGGAGATCGGCCGGCTCGCCGCCGCGCGCGAGGAGGCGCAGGCGCGGGCCGAGCGCGCGCGGGCGGAGTTCCTCGTCGTGCAGGAGCAGGTGATGCTCCTGGAGGGCGGCGAGAGCGGCCTGGACGCGACGTACGAGGCGGCCAACGCCGCGCTGACCGAGGCCACCATCCGCGTCGAGCAGCTCGTCGCGGAGGAGCGCGAGGCCGAGCGCGAGAAGTCGTTCTGGTCGGCGCGGCGCGAGGCGCTGGAGATGTCGTTGCTGCGCCGCGACGGCGCCGGCGCGCTGGTCGACGCCGCGCCCGCCGGCCTGCTCGGCACGGTCGCGGCGGTGCTGTCGGTGCGCCCGGGCTACGAGGTCGCGGTCGCGGCGGCGCTCGGCGCGCTCGCGGACGCCGTTGCCGTGGAGTCGCCGGAGGCGGCGGTCCGGGCGCTCGACCTGCTCAAGGCCGAGGACGCCGGCCGCGCCGCCCTGCTCGTCGGCGGTGCCGGGCGCTTCCCGGAAGCGGAGGCGACGGTTCCTTCGCACGACCCGCTTCCCGGAAGCGCGGAGTGGGTCCTCGACCTGGTGACGGCGCCGCCGCCGCTCGTGCCGGCCGTACGGCGGCTGCTCGGCGGGGTCGCGGTCGTCGCCGACCTGCCGGCGGCGCGCGCGCTGGTGGAGCAACGCCCCGACGTGACGGCGGTGACCGCGGACGGCGACCTGCTGTCGTCGTGGCGCGCGGTCGGCGGCGGTGCGTCCGCGCCGTCCCTGCTCGAGGTGCAGGCCGCCGCCGACGAGGCCGCCGAGAAGGTCGCCGAGGCGAGCATGGCCGCCGACCGGCTGCGGTTCGCGCTGTCGGCCGCGCGCGCCGACCTGGACCGGCTCCAGGTCGACCTCGACCGGGCGCTGGAGTCGTTGCACGAGAGCGACGCTCGGATGGCCGCCGTCGCCGAGCAGCTCGGCCTGCTCGGCTCGCAGCAGCGCGCCGCCACCGACGAGGCCGAACGCCTCGAACGCGCCCAGCGCGACGCCGAGACCGCCCGCGACCGCGACCTCGAGGGGCTCGCCGCGCTGGAGGCCCGGCTGGCCGAGGCGCAGGTCGCACCGCTCGACGTCGAGCCCGACACGACCGCGCGCGACGCCGCCGCGGCCGAGCTCCAGCAGGCACGCGCCGTCGAGGTCGAGGTCCGCCTCGGCGTCGTCGCGGGGGAGGAGCGCGCGCGGGCGCTGCGTTCGCGCGCCGAGGGTCTGGAACGCGGCGCCGCCGCCGAGCGCGCGTCCCGCGAACGCCTCGCCGCCCTGCGCGCCCGCCGCGCCCGCGGTGCCGTCGTCGCCGCCGAGGTCGCCGCCGCCGCGCGGGAGGCGCTGGCGCGGATCGAGGTGTCCATCGCCACCGCGAGCGCCGAGCGGGAGGCCGTCGAGGCGTCGCGGCGTGCGCGCGAGTCCGAGCTCGGCGAGGTCCGCACCCGCCGCCGCGAGCTGGCCGCCGAGCTGGAGGGGCTGACCGACGTCGCCCACCGGGACGAGGTCGCGCGGGCCGAGCAACGGCTGCGCATCGAGGCGCTGGAGGCCAAGGCCGCCGAGGAGTACGGCATCGACGCCGACTCGCTCGTCGCCGACTACGGCCCCGACAACGAGGTCCCGCCACCGGGCGACGCGGAGGACCCGACGCCGGCGCCGTACGACCGCGCCACCGTCGAACGCCGCGCCGCCGCCGCCGACCGCCAGCTCGCGCTGCTCGGCAAGGTCAACCCGCTCGCGCTGGAGGAGTTCTCCGCGCTGGAGGAGCGGCACGCGTACCTGTCCAACCAGCTCGAGGACCTCAAGGACACCCGCCGCGACCTGCTGACGGTCGTCAAGGAGGTCGACGACCGGATCCACGAGGTGTTCCGCAGCGCGTTCGAGGACACGGCGCGGGAGTTCGAGCACGTGTTCTCGGTCTTGTTCCCCGGTGGTGAAGGCAAGCTGATCCTGACGGACCCGGACGACCTGCTCACCACCGGCATCGAGGTCGAGGCGCGCCCGCCGGGCAAGAAGGTCAAGCGGCTGTCGCTGCTCTCCGGCGGAGAGCGCTCGCTCACCGCGCTCGCGCTGCTGTTCGCGATCTTCCGCGCGCGGCCTTCGCCGTTCTACCTGCTGGACGAGGTCGAGGCGGCGCTGGACGACCGCAACCTCGGCCGGCTGCTCGACATGGTCGAGGAGTTCCGGGGTACCTCGCAGATCGTCATCGTCACCCACCAGAAGCGGACGATGGAGATCGCCGACTCGCTGTACGGCGTGAGCATGCGCGGCGACGGCATCAGCAACGTCATCTCCCAGCGCCTCCGCGAACCGGAAGAAGCCCGTGCTTGA